One window from the genome of Solea solea chromosome 2, fSolSol10.1, whole genome shotgun sequence encodes:
- the LOC131455656 gene encoding UDP-glucuronosyltransferase-like, protein MSQRAMREWFPTLGLVALLCCLSLGPVDGGKVLVVPVDGSHWLSMKILVQELARRGHDVLVLVPESSLLIRESESFKTEVYPVQYTKAEMDGSFSHLEGDAILKPPKITDMFANVQRFVDFTTLQLKGCESLLNNQQLMSQLREKGFDMVLTDPFLPCGSILARVFSIPSVYFLHGLPCQLDLRANRCPFPTSYIPSAFSGNTNVMTFPQRVKNMLMSGVESYLCKVLFGHYDEMVSRYFGEDMTYMDLISHGDIWLLRYDFVFEYPKPIMPNMVFIGGINCADSAPLPADVAEFVDGSGDDGFIVFTLGSMVSKMPAEKAQQFIEAFRQIPQRVLWRYTGVPLVDVPKNVRLMKWLPQKDLLAHPKAKLFITHGGSHGIYEGICNAVPMLMFPLFGDQGENVHRMVMRGVAEKLSIHDVTIEKLTAALHKVLHDKSYKEKMVELSEIHLDRPLQPLEQAVFWTEFVIRHKGAGHLRVAAHELNWIQYHSLDVIGFLIVILVIVVLVTVKSCLFCTRRICRKGLGKKKSE, encoded by the exons ATGAGCCAGAGAGCCATGAGGGAGTGGTTTCCAACACTGGGGCTGGTCGCCTTACTGTGCTGCCTCAGTCTGGGGCCTGTTGACGGGGGAAAGGTGCTGGTTGTGCCAGTCGATGGAAGCCACTGGCTTAGCATGAAGATTCTGGTGCAGGAGCTCGCCCGCAGGGGACATGACGTCTTGGTGCTGGTGCCTGAAAGCAGCCTGTTGATCCGAGAGTCAGAGTCCTTCAAGACTGAGGTCTACCCCGTGCAATACACCAAAGCTGAGATGGATGGATCATTCAGTCACCTAGAAGGGGACGCGATACTCAAGCCACCAAAAATAACAGATATGTTTGCCAATGTGCAGCGCTTCGTTGACTTTACTACACTACAGCTGAAAGGTTGTGAGAGTTTGCTGAACAACCAGCAACTAATGAGTCAACTGAGAGAAAAGGGCTTCGATATGGTGCTTACAGACCCCTTCCTTCCCTGCGGTTCCATCCTGGCTCGTGTTTTTTCTATTCCTTCTGTGTATTTCCTGCATGGACTTCCATGTCAGCTGGATTTGAGGGCAAACCGATGCCCCTTCCCTACTTCTTATATTCCTTCTGCCTTCTCTGGAAATACAAACGTCATGACCTTCCCACAGAGAGTCAAGAACATGCTCATGTCTGGTGTGGAGTCCTATTTGTGCAAAGTACTCTTTGGCCACTATGATGAAATGGTCAGCAGGTATTTTGGGGAAGACATGACCTACATGGATCTTATTAGTCACGGTGATATCTGGCTTCTCAGatatgactttgtttttgaatATCCCAAACCTATCATGCCAAACATGGTCTTCATTGGAGGAATCAACTGTGCTGATAGCGCTCCTCTGCCAGCA GACGTGGCGGAGTTTGTGGATGGCTCAGGTGACGACGGATTTATCGTCTTCACTCTGGGATCGATGGTGTCCAAAATGCCCGCGGAGAAGGCTCAACAGTTCATTGAAGCCTTTCGACAAATTCCCCAAAGG GTTTTGTGGAGATACACTGGGGTCCCACTTGTGGATGTGCCCAAGAATGTCAGGCTCATGAAGTGGCTACCTCAGAAGGATCTCTTGG CCCATCCCAAGGCTAAACTCTTCATCACTCACGGAGGCTCCCACGGGATCTACGAGGGCATCTGCAATGCTGTCCCTATGCTGATGTTTCCACTGTTTGGGGACCAGGGAGAAAACGTGCATCGCATGGTGATGCGTGGCGTTGCAGAGAAACTGAGCATCCATGATGTGACAATAGAGAAACTAACGGCAGCGCTGCATAAAGTCCTCCATGATAAAAG CTACAAAGAGAAGATGGTGGAGTTGTCTGAGATACACCTGGATCGTCCCCTGCAGCCTTTGGAACAGGCTGTTTTCTGGACCGAGTTTGTCATTAGACACAAAGGAGCTGGTCATCTAAGAGTAGCTGCACACGAGTTGAACTGGATTCAGTACCACAGCCTGGATGTCATTGGCTTTTTGATTGTCATCCTTGTAATTGTTGTGTTGGTGACCGTGAAATCCTGCTTGTTCTGCACCCGTAGGATTTGCAGAAAGGGACTTGGAAAGAAAAAATCAGAGTAG